The following DNA comes from bacterium.
TATTTCACTAGAAATAAACCTGCTAATAACACTATTGCCCGGAGACTGTGTAAGCAGTAGAACATACCCACCGGCTATTATTAGAAAAAGAGCCGTACACTGCCATACATACTTACGAATGCCTCTTGGTTGAGTCTTGTACAGTGAGTAGCGCCTTGACCGTCTCACGTAGACCGCCTATCTCTTACTGCGTCGTAGGCGTGGGATAAGGGTGATTGCTACGCCGCTCAGCAGTAGGCCACCCCCAACCCACATAGCAATAGCTAAGTTTTGTCCGGTATTTGCAAGACTGCCGCCAGCTGAGTTGTTGCTACCGGTCGTGCTACTTATCGCCGCTAAGACTGTTTGATCACCCAGTACAGCACTAAACTCGCTGGTATTACCAAAGCCATTGGTTGAGTCATCTATTTCGGTAGTAGTAGCTGAAATTGCATAGCTACCACTGGTGAAGCTAGATGGGATGGTAAGGTTAGCAGTTGCTCCAGTTACACTACCAGATACATTGGTGCTACCAAGGTATATTTGTCCTTCACCGTGTCCAGATGGATCTGCGGTCGAGTTTGCAAAGAATTCAACACGGTAACCAGTAGCTGAATCATCGACATCAAGGTCAAAGTTTAGGCTTAAGCTTCCGGCAGTTGTAGACGATGAGTTAATGACAGGGAAGTTAAGGTGGTCGTTCGCTCCACTGTCGGTGTCGCCGGGGTCATTATTTGTTACTCCAATCTCGTTTAAGGATTCAGGAATGCCGTCTGGCGGGCCAGATGCGTCAATAAACTCAGCAAGGTCGATGCCTAAACCAGAGCCATATAGTCCAACAGTATTGTTATAAATACTGTTGCCAAGTATAGAGTTATTTAGTGGCGTAAATGTTGCAGGTAGTGCCGATGCTGTGAACTGCGCCACTGCTACGCCTGCTTCTGTATTGTTTCTGATTACGTTTCTTCTGTCGCTCGCAGTACCACCGATAAGTGTATTGGTAGTACTATTGGTGATTCTAATACCAAGCAGGCTGTTCTCAATCGTGTTACCCTGAATTGTATTGCTGTCAGATACGCCACCAAATGTATAGACTGCAACACCACACTGTACATTCCCCGATAGCTGATTGCCTTGGCTGGTGGTGCCCCCAATTTGTGAACCAGAACTATTGAAAACAGAGATTCCTTGAGTATTGTTCGCAATAGTATTGCCATCAACCAATGCATTCAGACTTGCATTACTAATATAGACGCCATCCTGCGTGTTGTCGGTGATGGTATTGCCACTGACTGTGCCGTCGTTGGATGCGTCAAATGCTACGCCATTCTG
Coding sequences within:
- a CDS encoding right-handed parallel beta-helix repeat-containing protein translates to IAPFNAQRTIIQGNFIGVGYDGTTALGNGAEGITFGGGSIDVQVINNVIANNGNNGVGFYQSSNNGLVENNTIFNNTQNGVAFDASNDGTVSGNTITDNTQDGVYISNASLNALVDGNTIANNTQGISVFNSSGSQIGGTTSQGNQLSGNVQCGVAVYTFGGVSDSNTIQGNTIENSLLGIRITNSTTNTLIGGTASDRRNVIRNNTEAGVAVAQFTASALPATFTPLNNSILGNSIYNNTVGLYGSGLGIDLAEFIDASGPPDGIPESLNEIGVTNNDPGDTDSGANDHLNFPVINSSSTTAGSLSLNFDLDVDDSATGYRVEFFANSTADPSGHGEGQIYLGSTNVSGSVTGATANLTIPSSFTSGSYAISATTTEIDDSTNGFGNTSEFSAVLGDQTVLAAISSTTGSNNSAGGSLANTGQNLAIAMWVGGGLLLSGVAITLIPRLRRSKR